In a single window of the Coffea eugenioides isolate CCC68of chromosome 3, Ceug_1.0, whole genome shotgun sequence genome:
- the LOC113766324 gene encoding uncharacterized protein LOC113766324: protein MRINTDAAISAQMVRTRLGIIARNWCGEIVKVKGITERRRGEAATEETLAIRGALEMAQGAGWTNIEVQSDCKNVVRLINTDNVQDCTLQTILEDIDILKKSIDSCNFSFVPRTTNGCSHVMAQLAVKSIRNIEWEGSFPT, encoded by the coding sequence ATGAGGATCAATACGGATGCAGCAATTTCAGCTCAAATGGTTAGAACAAGATTGGGGATTATCGCGAGGAATTGGTGTGGGGAGATAGTGAAAGTTAAGGGAATCACTGAGAGGAGAAGAGGGGAAGCAGCCACTGAGGAAACACTAGCAATCAGAGGTGCGCTGGAAATGGCTCAAGGTGCAGGATGGACAAACATTGAAGTCCAATCTGACTGCAAAAATGTTGTGAGGCTTATCAATACGGACAATGTTCAGGATTGCACACTACAAACAATCCTGGAAGACATTGATATCCTGAAGAAGAGCATTGACAGTTGCAATTTCTCTTTTGTGCCCAGAACTACTAATGGTTGCAGCCATGTAATGGCTCAATTGGCAGTCAAGTCAATTAGAAATATTGAGTGGGAAGGTTCATTCCCAACATAG
- the LOC113764453 gene encoding eIF-2-alpha kinase GCN2 isoform X2: MGHSSKKKKKRGGARRAPSKDHNSLAADNSELIGEEITALCAIFQDECEVVSGSLPQIQIKLRPYSKDTGYDESDISALLSVRFLSGYPNKCPKLRIIPEKGLSVVDADNLLSLLHDQANSNAREGRVMIYNLVEAAQEFLSEVVPQAESRESAISQATDRSTLLSRKDLAVSRIMMYSCKGPFVYGYIDLFSGCGESWHWSLGMEQNTGLKTKVSSNTFEHSKVGHQNADNKIGKKSVELQGAKQEFAQNPALKLVTVKEESEDEIKSTDSSTTLSCGTVKSGSVGNIKDIFVEENLAETTDVDRLIEPSESVSSKSVINHQLSQTMRTDLIMVHLLRLVCAPKGPLGDALLQITSELYNLGIVSEHVRDLTIEPSPVFEKAFNHVFAQHRVSSKISQFWRTASDFEGQNSSSMSSSRYLSDFEELQPLGHGGFGHVVLCKNKIDGRQYAVKKIRLKDKSLPINDRILREVATLSRLQHQHVVRYYQAWFETGIAGSFGDATQGSKATMSSTFSYMDGSSSDIFGLETKLDSTYLYIQMEYCPRTLRQMFESYNQFDKELAWHLFRQIVEGLAHIHGQGIIHRDLTPNNIFFDARNDIKIGDFGLAKFLKLEQVEQDVDATETVGVSVDGTGQVGTYFYTAPEIEQGWPKINEKADMYSLGVVFFELWRPFDTAMERHIVLSDLKQKGELPSAWLADFPEQASLLRLLMSPSPSERPSATELLQHAFPPRMEYELLDNILRTIHTSEDTGVYDKIVNAIFDEELLSTKEHESVERLKLLGGDISSVLFSDVDTSNRDHVLEVAAGVFRQHCAKHLEVIPMHILADSRQLNRNTVKLLTNGGDMVELCHELRLPFANWIIANQKSFFKRYEISYVYRRAIGHSPPNRYLQADFDIVGGAIALTEAEIIKASMDIIGQFFHSELCDIHLNHGDLLEAIWSWAGIEPEHRQKVAELLSLLGSLRPQSSERKSKWVVIRRQLQQELNLAEAVVNRLQTVGLRFCGLVDQALPRLRGALPAGKSTRKALDELSELYNYLRVWRLDRHIFVDALMPPTENYHRNIFFQIYMRKSLGSLVEGTLLAVGGRYDYLLHHTGDFEYKSNPPGAVGTSLALETILSHSTMMDTKIYRHDVGIEVLVCSRGGGGLLVERMELVAELWQQNIKVRHLELKKEKEVPREELVKFLSEAMATQFKNPSIWN; encoded by the exons atggggCATAGTtcgaagaaaaagaagaagcgCGGAGGCGCCCGAAGGGCTCCATCAAAGGATCACAATTCTCTTGCTGCTGATAATTCCGAGCTTATTGGTGAAGAAATCACCGCATT GTGTGCTATATTTCAAGATGAGTGTGAAGTTGTTTCCGGATCACTACCACAAATTCAGATTAAGCTCAG GCCATACTCAAAGGATACAGGATATGATGAATCAGATATTTCTGCTCTTCTTTCTGTAAG GTTTTTATCTGGCTACCCCAACAAATGCCCAAAGTTGCGTATAATTCCTGAGAAAGGATTATCAGTGGTAGATGCGGACAATCTTCTGTCCTTGCTTCATGATCAA GCAAATTCTAATGCTCGTGAAGGGCGAGTAATGATTTACAATTTGGTGGAGGCTGCTCAAGAATTTTTGTCTGAAGTTGTTCCTCAAGCAGAATCACGTGAATCT GCTATATCCCAAGCCACGGACAGGAGTACCTTGCTATCTCGCAAGGATTTGGCAGTTTCCAGAATCATGATGTACTCTTGTAAAGGACCTTTTGTATATGGTTATATAGATCTTTTTAGTGGTTGTGGGGAATCATGGCATTGGAGCCTGGGAATGGAACAAAACACTGGTCTAAAAACTAAAGTATCTTCTAATACCTTCGAGCATTCCAAAGTTGGACATCAGAATGCAGATAACAAAATTGGGAAGAAGTCAGTGGAACTTCAGGGTGCTAAGCAAGAATTTGCGCAAAACCCTGCATTGAAACTAGTCACTGTTAAAGAGGAGAGTGAGGATGAGATCAAGAGTACTGATTCAAGTACAACTCTATCTTGTGGAACAGTCAAAAGTGGTAGTGTTGGTAACATAAAG GATATTTTTGTGGAGGAGAATCTAGCAGAAACAACTGATGTAGATCGATTAATAGAACCTTCAGAATCAGTGTCTTCAAAATCTGTTATCAATCACCAATTATCTCAGACTATGAGAACAGATTTAATTATG GTTCACCTACTTCGCCTTGTTTGCGCACCCAAAGGGCCTCTAGGTGATGCTTTGCTGCAAATCACATCAGAGCTGTACAACCTAGGG ATCGTATCTGAGCATGTGCGTGATCTGACAATTGAACCATCTCCAGTTTTTGAGAAGGCTTTTAATCATGTTTTCGCTCAGCATAGG GTCTCATCAAAGATCTCTCAGTTTTGGAGAACTGCTTCTGATTTTGAAGGACAGAATTCTTCATCCATGTCAAGTTCCCGTTATCTAAGTGATTTTGAGGAACTCCAGCCCCTTG GTCATGGAGGATTTGGTCATGTTGTGCTGTGTAAAAATAAGATAGATGGCAGGCAATATGCTGTCAAGAAAATACGCTTGAAGGACAAGAGCCTGCCTATAAATGATCGCATATTGAG GGAAGTTGCTACTCTGTCACGGTTGCAGCATCAACATGTTGTGCGTTACTACCAG GCATGGTTTGAAACAGGAATTGCTGGTTCTTTTGGTGATGCAACCCAGGGCTCAAAAGCCACCATGAGCTCCACTTTCAGCTACATGGATGGAAGCTCATCTGATATTTTTGGGCTGGAAACTAAGCTTGATTCGACTTACTTGTACATTCAAATGGAATACTGCCCCAG GACACTGCGCCAAATGTTCGAATCGTATAATCAATTTGATAAGGAGCTTGCCTGGCATCTGTTTCGCCAAATTGTTGAAGGCCTGGCACACATACATGGCCAAGGAATAATTCATCGTGACTTGACTCCTAATAACATCTTTTTTGATGCTCGCAATGACATTAAAATTGGAGATTTTGGTCTTG CCAAGTTCTTGAAGTTGGAGCAAGTGGAGCAGGATGTTGATGCCACAGAAACAGTTGGAGTTTCAGTTGATGGTACTGGCCAAGTTGGCACATATTTCTACACTGCACCTGAAATAGAGCAAGGGTGGCCAAAGATAAATGAGAAG GCTGACATGTATAGTCTAGGAGTTGTATTTTTCGAGCTCTGGCGCCCTTTTGACACAGCAATGGAAAGGCACATTGTCCTTTCTGATTTGAAACAGAAGGGAGAGCTTCCTTCTGCTTGGCTAGCTGATTTCCCAGAACAGGCGTCTTTGTTAAGACTTCTGATGTCACCAAGTCCATCTGAACGTCCGTCAGCTACAGAACTTCTTCAACACGCTTTTCCTCCCCGAATGGAATATGAGCTTTTGGATA ATATTCTCCGAACAATTCATACCTCTGAAGACACTGGTGTGTATGACAAAATTGTAAATGCTATTTTTGATGAGGAGCTTTTGAGCACAAAGGAACATGAGAGTGTTGAGAGATTGAAATTGCTTGGAGGTGATATCTCATCTGTCCTATTTTCGGATGTTGATACCAGTAACCGTGATCATGTATTGGAGGTGGCTGCTGGAGTGTTTAGACAACATTGTGCAAAGCATCTAGAGGTTATACCAATGCACATATTGGCTGATTCTCGACAGCTAAATAG GAATACTGTGAAACTTTTGACCAATGGAGGAGACATGGTTGAGCTTTGTCATGAGCTTCGCTTACCTTTTGCCAACTGGATAATTGCCAATCAG AAATCCTTCTTCAAACGGTATGAAATATCGTATGTATATCGAAGAGCAATTGGTCATTCACCGCCAAATCGGTACCTTCAG GCGGACTTTGACATTGTTGGAGGTGCGATAGCATTGACGGAGGCAGAGATCATTAAG GCCTCGATGGACATTATTGGTCAGTTTTTTCATTCAGAATTATGTGATATTCATTTGAACCATGGAGATCTATTAGAAGCAATTTGGTCTTGGGCCGGAATCGAGCCGGAGCATAGACAGAAAGTGGCTGAG CTTCTCTCTCTATTAGGATCTTTGCGCCCTCAATCTTCTGAAAGAAAGTCTAAATGGGTGGTGATAAGACGACAGCTTCAACAG GAACTTAATCTTGCTGAAGCTGTTGTAAATAGATTGCAGACTGTTGGACTTAGATTCTGTGGACTTGTAGATCAGGCTCTTCCCAGGTTAAGAGGCGCCCTTCCTGCTG GTAAGTCCACAAGGAAGGCCCTCGATGAGTTGTCAGAGCTTTATAACTATTTAAGGGTTTGGAGGCTTGATAGACATATCTTTGTGGATGCACTTATGCCTCCAACTGAGAATTATCacagaaatattttttttcag ATATATATGAGGAAGAGTCTTGGATCTTTAGTGGAAGGAACCTTGCTTGCTGTTGGTGGTCGTTATGATTACTTGCTTCATCATACAGGCGATTTTGAATAT AAATCAAATCCTCCAGGTGCAGTTGGGACTAGTCTTGCTTTGGAGACAATTTTGTCGCATAGTACTATGATGGATACGAAAATTTATAG gcatGATGTTGGTATCGAGGTTCTTGTTTGCTCAAGAGGAGGAGGTGGTTTACTAGTAGAGCGCATGGAACTAGTGGCTGAGCTATGGCAGCAGAATATCAAG GTTCGGCATCTTGAGCTGAAGAAGGAGAAGGAAGTTCCGAGAGAAGAACTTGTCAAGTTTCTCTCTGAGGCAATGGCAACTCAATTTAAAAACCCATCCATCTGGAACTAG
- the LOC113764453 gene encoding eIF-2-alpha kinase GCN2 isoform X1 translates to MGHSSKKKKKRGGARRAPSKDHNSLAADNSELIGEEITALCAIFQDECEVVSGSLPQIQIKLRPYSKDTGYDESDISALLSVRFLSGYPNKCPKLRIIPEKGLSVVDADNLLSLLHDQANSNAREGRVMIYNLVEAAQEFLSEVVPQAESRESAISQATDRSTLLSRKDLAVSRIMMYSCKGPFVYGYIDLFSGCGESWHWSLGMEQNTGLKTKVSSNTFEHSKVGHQNADNKIGKKSVELQGAKQEFAQNPALKLVTVKEESEDEIKSTDSSTTLSCGTVKSGSVGNIKDIFVEENLAETTDVDRLIEPSESVSSKSVINHQLSQTMRTDLIMVHLLRLVCAPKGPLGDALLQITSELYNLGIVSEHVRDLTIEPSPVFEKAFNHVFAQHRVSSKISQFWRTASDFEGQNSSSMSSSRYLSDFEELQPLGHGGFGHVVLCKNKIDGRQYAVKKIRLKDKSLPINDRILREVATLSRLQHQHVVRYYQAWFETGIAGSFGDATQGSKATMSSTFSYMDGSSSDIFGLETKLDSTYLYIQMEYCPRTLRQMFESYNQFDKELAWHLFRQIVEGLAHIHGQGIIHRDLTPNNIFFDARNDIKIGDFGLAKFLKLEQVEQDVDATETVGVSVDGTGQVGTYFYTAPEIEQGWPKINEKADMYSLGVVFFELWRPFDTAMERHIVLSDLKQKGELPSAWLADFPEQASLLRLLMSPSPSERPSATELLQHAFPPRMEYELLDNILRTIHTSEDTGVYDKIVNAIFDEELLSTKEHESVERLKLLGGDISSVLFSDVDTSNRDHVLEVAAGVFRQHCAKHLEVIPMHILADSRQLNRNTVKLLTNGGDMVELCHELRLPFANWIIANQKSFFKRYEISYVYRRAIGHSPPNRYLQADFDIVGGAIALTEAEIIKASMDIIGQFFHSELCDIHLNHGDLLEAIWSWAGIEPEHRQKVAELLSLLGSLRPQSSERKSKWVVIRRQLQQELNLAEAVVNRLQTVGLRFCGLVDQALPRLRGALPAGKSTRKALDELSELYNYLRVWRLDRHIFVDALMPPTENYHRNIFFQIYMRKSLGSLVEGTLLAVGGRYDYLLHHTGDFEYKSNPPGAVGTSLALETILSHSTMMDTKIYRHDVGIEVLVCSRGGGGLLVERMELVAELWQQNIKTQFVPICDPSLTEQYEYANEHDIKCLVIITDSGVSQTDSVKVRHLELKKEKEVPREELVKFLSEAMATQFKNPSIWN, encoded by the exons atggggCATAGTtcgaagaaaaagaagaagcgCGGAGGCGCCCGAAGGGCTCCATCAAAGGATCACAATTCTCTTGCTGCTGATAATTCCGAGCTTATTGGTGAAGAAATCACCGCATT GTGTGCTATATTTCAAGATGAGTGTGAAGTTGTTTCCGGATCACTACCACAAATTCAGATTAAGCTCAG GCCATACTCAAAGGATACAGGATATGATGAATCAGATATTTCTGCTCTTCTTTCTGTAAG GTTTTTATCTGGCTACCCCAACAAATGCCCAAAGTTGCGTATAATTCCTGAGAAAGGATTATCAGTGGTAGATGCGGACAATCTTCTGTCCTTGCTTCATGATCAA GCAAATTCTAATGCTCGTGAAGGGCGAGTAATGATTTACAATTTGGTGGAGGCTGCTCAAGAATTTTTGTCTGAAGTTGTTCCTCAAGCAGAATCACGTGAATCT GCTATATCCCAAGCCACGGACAGGAGTACCTTGCTATCTCGCAAGGATTTGGCAGTTTCCAGAATCATGATGTACTCTTGTAAAGGACCTTTTGTATATGGTTATATAGATCTTTTTAGTGGTTGTGGGGAATCATGGCATTGGAGCCTGGGAATGGAACAAAACACTGGTCTAAAAACTAAAGTATCTTCTAATACCTTCGAGCATTCCAAAGTTGGACATCAGAATGCAGATAACAAAATTGGGAAGAAGTCAGTGGAACTTCAGGGTGCTAAGCAAGAATTTGCGCAAAACCCTGCATTGAAACTAGTCACTGTTAAAGAGGAGAGTGAGGATGAGATCAAGAGTACTGATTCAAGTACAACTCTATCTTGTGGAACAGTCAAAAGTGGTAGTGTTGGTAACATAAAG GATATTTTTGTGGAGGAGAATCTAGCAGAAACAACTGATGTAGATCGATTAATAGAACCTTCAGAATCAGTGTCTTCAAAATCTGTTATCAATCACCAATTATCTCAGACTATGAGAACAGATTTAATTATG GTTCACCTACTTCGCCTTGTTTGCGCACCCAAAGGGCCTCTAGGTGATGCTTTGCTGCAAATCACATCAGAGCTGTACAACCTAGGG ATCGTATCTGAGCATGTGCGTGATCTGACAATTGAACCATCTCCAGTTTTTGAGAAGGCTTTTAATCATGTTTTCGCTCAGCATAGG GTCTCATCAAAGATCTCTCAGTTTTGGAGAACTGCTTCTGATTTTGAAGGACAGAATTCTTCATCCATGTCAAGTTCCCGTTATCTAAGTGATTTTGAGGAACTCCAGCCCCTTG GTCATGGAGGATTTGGTCATGTTGTGCTGTGTAAAAATAAGATAGATGGCAGGCAATATGCTGTCAAGAAAATACGCTTGAAGGACAAGAGCCTGCCTATAAATGATCGCATATTGAG GGAAGTTGCTACTCTGTCACGGTTGCAGCATCAACATGTTGTGCGTTACTACCAG GCATGGTTTGAAACAGGAATTGCTGGTTCTTTTGGTGATGCAACCCAGGGCTCAAAAGCCACCATGAGCTCCACTTTCAGCTACATGGATGGAAGCTCATCTGATATTTTTGGGCTGGAAACTAAGCTTGATTCGACTTACTTGTACATTCAAATGGAATACTGCCCCAG GACACTGCGCCAAATGTTCGAATCGTATAATCAATTTGATAAGGAGCTTGCCTGGCATCTGTTTCGCCAAATTGTTGAAGGCCTGGCACACATACATGGCCAAGGAATAATTCATCGTGACTTGACTCCTAATAACATCTTTTTTGATGCTCGCAATGACATTAAAATTGGAGATTTTGGTCTTG CCAAGTTCTTGAAGTTGGAGCAAGTGGAGCAGGATGTTGATGCCACAGAAACAGTTGGAGTTTCAGTTGATGGTACTGGCCAAGTTGGCACATATTTCTACACTGCACCTGAAATAGAGCAAGGGTGGCCAAAGATAAATGAGAAG GCTGACATGTATAGTCTAGGAGTTGTATTTTTCGAGCTCTGGCGCCCTTTTGACACAGCAATGGAAAGGCACATTGTCCTTTCTGATTTGAAACAGAAGGGAGAGCTTCCTTCTGCTTGGCTAGCTGATTTCCCAGAACAGGCGTCTTTGTTAAGACTTCTGATGTCACCAAGTCCATCTGAACGTCCGTCAGCTACAGAACTTCTTCAACACGCTTTTCCTCCCCGAATGGAATATGAGCTTTTGGATA ATATTCTCCGAACAATTCATACCTCTGAAGACACTGGTGTGTATGACAAAATTGTAAATGCTATTTTTGATGAGGAGCTTTTGAGCACAAAGGAACATGAGAGTGTTGAGAGATTGAAATTGCTTGGAGGTGATATCTCATCTGTCCTATTTTCGGATGTTGATACCAGTAACCGTGATCATGTATTGGAGGTGGCTGCTGGAGTGTTTAGACAACATTGTGCAAAGCATCTAGAGGTTATACCAATGCACATATTGGCTGATTCTCGACAGCTAAATAG GAATACTGTGAAACTTTTGACCAATGGAGGAGACATGGTTGAGCTTTGTCATGAGCTTCGCTTACCTTTTGCCAACTGGATAATTGCCAATCAG AAATCCTTCTTCAAACGGTATGAAATATCGTATGTATATCGAAGAGCAATTGGTCATTCACCGCCAAATCGGTACCTTCAG GCGGACTTTGACATTGTTGGAGGTGCGATAGCATTGACGGAGGCAGAGATCATTAAG GCCTCGATGGACATTATTGGTCAGTTTTTTCATTCAGAATTATGTGATATTCATTTGAACCATGGAGATCTATTAGAAGCAATTTGGTCTTGGGCCGGAATCGAGCCGGAGCATAGACAGAAAGTGGCTGAG CTTCTCTCTCTATTAGGATCTTTGCGCCCTCAATCTTCTGAAAGAAAGTCTAAATGGGTGGTGATAAGACGACAGCTTCAACAG GAACTTAATCTTGCTGAAGCTGTTGTAAATAGATTGCAGACTGTTGGACTTAGATTCTGTGGACTTGTAGATCAGGCTCTTCCCAGGTTAAGAGGCGCCCTTCCTGCTG GTAAGTCCACAAGGAAGGCCCTCGATGAGTTGTCAGAGCTTTATAACTATTTAAGGGTTTGGAGGCTTGATAGACATATCTTTGTGGATGCACTTATGCCTCCAACTGAGAATTATCacagaaatattttttttcag ATATATATGAGGAAGAGTCTTGGATCTTTAGTGGAAGGAACCTTGCTTGCTGTTGGTGGTCGTTATGATTACTTGCTTCATCATACAGGCGATTTTGAATAT AAATCAAATCCTCCAGGTGCAGTTGGGACTAGTCTTGCTTTGGAGACAATTTTGTCGCATAGTACTATGATGGATACGAAAATTTATAG gcatGATGTTGGTATCGAGGTTCTTGTTTGCTCAAGAGGAGGAGGTGGTTTACTAGTAGAGCGCATGGAACTAGTGGCTGAGCTATGGCAGCAGAATATCAAG ACTCAGTTCGTCCCCATATGTGATCCAAGCCTCACAGAACAGTATGAATATGCCAACGAGCATGATATCAAATGTCTTGTGATCATCACTGACAGTGGTGTATCCCAAACAGATTCAGTTAAG GTTCGGCATCTTGAGCTGAAGAAGGAGAAGGAAGTTCCGAGAGAAGAACTTGTCAAGTTTCTCTCTGAGGCAATGGCAACTCAATTTAAAAACCCATCCATCTGGAACTAG
- the LOC113766325 gene encoding uncharacterized protein LOC113766325, with product MARTKRQKINGNTLVDQPEDIVENQIHIEEPNSTNEENADENSQRKTRGPTYMTEIWGKPSSCHRYKVRFDKDSEPVGKNKSKFAEFLGTIARNGKYAPIDVTDWREMTTDKKQDMLVLVKEKFRLPPGADFWTLKSIGKKWRNWKSALKAKYYNPNESIESQINNRDQRILKDQWRNLLAYWSLEETKMKKLGHLPSRVDMFEHCYTDSNGNPGNDDVATTLVTLKEKVSQLPPGSNDDVGRDDTFAQVFREDKNGRVRMYGLGVTPSDKWGNAPSRSTCQRIVMEQKAAISKMEEKFAEQDQQLKDQAKELTELKAMEGDWVDIVSLLDPTKYLAIGCLQGIDPSKVVGGQSLGPCWCEILVQIVVERSEQLIRPYGLLQTIEDALGAPIAWPLKLVLNLKDNNLTGHIPRCFNNFTATTLTELDSIGIYVLNSSYFVVDDSEELSLFIKGGMLNYTSSNVPYVRFMGLSGNKLSGEIPIELMSLVGLQGLDLSRNHLSGRIPENIGNLNQLESLDLSKMTFLVQFLKVCRNLNLWAG from the exons ATGGCAAGGACTAAAAGACAGAAGATTAATGGAAATACACTTGTTGATCAACCCGAGGATATAGTTGAAAATCAGATTCACATTGAGGAACCTAATTCTACAA ATGAAGAAAATGCAGATGAAAATTCACAAAGAAAAACTAGAGGGCCAACATATATGACAGAAATATGGGGTAAACCTAGTAGTTGTCATCGGTACAAAGTTAGATTTGATAAGGATAGTGAGCCTGTTGGTAAGAACAAGTCCAAATTTGCTGAGTTCTTAGGAACAATAGCAAGAAATGGAAAGTATGCTCCTATAGACGTGACAGATTGGCGTGAAATGACAACTGATAAGAAGCAAGACATGCTTGTACTAGTGAAG GAAAAATTTCGTCTTCCTCCAGGTGCAGATTTCTGGACTTTGAAATCTATTggcaaaaaatggagaaattgGAAATCAGCTTTAAAGGCAAAATATTACAATCCAAATGAATCCATTGAGAGTCAAATTAACAATAGGGATCAACGGATCTTGAAAGATCAGTGGAGAAATCTTCTGGCTTATTGGAGCTTAGAGGAAACAAAG ATGAAAAAATTAGGTCATCTTCCATCACGAGTTGACATGTTCGAACACTGTTATACTGACTCAAATGGAAACCCGGGAAATGATGACGTTGCAACTACATTGGTGA CTTTGAAAGAAAAAGTTAGCCAACTTCCTCCTGGTTCTAATGATGATGTTGGTCGTGATGATACATTCGCCCAAGTATTTAGGGAAGATAAGAATGGACGTGTGCGCATGTATGGTCTAGGTGTGACACCATCAGACAAATGGGGTAATGCACCTAGTCGCAGCACTTGTCAGCGTATTGTTATGGAGCAAAAGGCAGCAATTTCTAAGATGGAAGAAAAATTTGCTGAACAAGATCAGCAGCTTAAAGACCAAGCCAAAGAACTTACAGAGCTCAAAGCAATG GAAGGTGATTGGGTGGATATTGTCAGTTTGCTTGATCCAACAAAATATCTAGCTATTGGTTGCCTCCAAGGAATTGATCCTTCTAAAGTTGTTGGCGGACAATCATTAGGACCATGTTGGTGTGAAATACTAGTACAAATTGTGGTGGAACGCAGCGAACAATTGATTAGGCCTTATGGGCTCTTGCAGACAATTGAAGATGCACTTGGTGCACCGATTGCTTGGCCACTGAAATTG GTTTTAAATTTGAAAGACAACAACTTAACTGGCCACATACCTCGCTGTTTTAACAACTTTACAGCAACGACATTGACAGAATTGGACTCTATAGGTATTTACGTTCTGAATTCAAGTTATTTTGTAGTTGACGACAGTGAAGAACTCTCACTTTTCATCAAAGGTGGAATGTTGAACTACACATCAAGCAATGTGCCATATGTTAGATTCATGGGGCTCTCGGGAAATAAACTAAGTGGGGAAATACCTATCGAGTTAATGTCTCTTGTTGGATTGCAGGGTTTGGATTTATCTAGAAACCATCTAAGTGGAAGAATCCCAGAAAACATTGGGAACTTGAACCAACTTGAGTCTCTAGATTTATCCAAAATGACCTTTCTGGTCCAATTCCTCAAAGTTTGTCGGAACTTAAATCTCTGGGCTGGCTGA